The genomic DNA TGGCGGCCTTGAGCTTCAATCCGCCTCGGGACACGTAGGGCAACACCTCGCCCTTGAGCCGCAACTCCGCCTCCACGGCCACCAGGGAGCCGGGCTTGTCCACCCGTTGATCCGCCACCACCACCTGCCCGGCGAGGATGAGGGCCTGCGCCTTGGTGCGCGACTCGGCGAGCCCCCGCTCCACCACCAGGACATCGAGCCGTTCCTTGCGCGGCTTCATGAGGCCTTCCCCTCGGCGAGCAACGCCAGGGCGGCACGGCGAAGGCCCGCGGCATCCAGGCCCAGCTCGGCCCGCTGCACCCGCGCGTCGCCGTGGGGCACGAAGGTGTCCGGCATGCCCAGGAGCGTCACCCGGGCCGGAACCTGTTTCGCGGCGAGCAGTTCCAACACCGCGCTGCCCAACCCTCCCCGGGTCGTCCCCTCTTCCGCCACCACCAGACGTCCGCAAGCGGCGGCCTCCAACACCGCCGCCTCATCGAGTGGGGACACGAAGCGCGCGTCCAGCACGCTCCAGTCCGGCTCCGCCGAGGCCGCTTCCCATGCGGACAAGGCGAACGGCCCGAGCGTGATGAAGGTGATTCGCGCCCGAGGGGCCCGCTTCACCCAGCGCGCCCCGCGCACCGGCTCCGGCGACTCCACGGAGAGCGCCGGAGGCGCCTCCGGCAGCGTGCCTCGGGGAAAACGCAGCAGGGAGGGACCCTCCAGCGAGAGCGCGGTGGCGAGCAGCCCTGGCAGATCCTCCCCGGTCACCGGTGCCATCACGGTGAGGCCGGGAATGGGCCGCAGCGAGGCCACGTCATAGGCCCCCTGATGGGTGGCGCCGTCCGCGCCCACGAGCCCCGCTCGGTCCACGGCGAACAACACCGGCAGACCCGGCAGGCACACGTCGTGGATGATCTGATCGTACGCGCGCTGCAGGAAGGTGGAGTAGATGGCGCACACGGGCCGCAATCCCGTGGCGGCGAGTCCCGCGCAGAAGGTGACGGCGTGCTGCTCGGCGATGCCGACGTCGAAGACGCGCTCGGGGTAGCGCCGCTGCAGCTCCACGAGGGCACTGCCCTCCAGCATCGCCGGAGTCACCGCCACCACGCGCGCGTCCCGGGCCATGAGCGCGTCCAGCGCGGCGGCGAACGCCTCGCTGAAGGTGCGGTGGCCGCCGCGCGAGCGCACGAGCTTCCCATCCCGCCACTCGTAGGGCCCCATGGCGTGGCCGCGCGTCTGAAGATCCGCCTCGGCCGGGGGAAAGCCCCTGCCCTTCTTCGTGAGCGCGTGTACCACCACCGGCCGCGAGGAGGCACGCGCCTCGCGCAGCGTATGCAGGAGCGCGGGCAGGTCATGCCCATCCACCGGCCCGAGGTAGGTGAAGCCCAGTCCCTCGAAGAAGGCCCGCGCCTCGTGCGTGCGCAACAGGGCCGGAATGGCGCCCACGTTGGCGGAGATGGACATCTGGTTGTCGTTGAGCACCACCACCAGTGGCAGGTGCGTGCCCCCGGTGTTGTTCAGCCCCTCGAAGGCGAGCCCGCCGGTGAGCGCTCCATCGCCCACCACCGCCACCACGTGTCCGGGCAGGCCCCGCAGGCGCCGGCCCTGGAGCATGCCGAGCCCCGCGGAGACGGCCGTGCTCGCATGGCCCGCGGCCAGCGCGTCGTGGGGACTCTCGCGGGGGTCCAGGAAGGGAGCGATCCCCCCGGCCTGGCGCAGGGTGTCCATGCGCTCGCGCCGGCCGGTGAGCAGCTTGTGCGCGTAGGTCTGGTGGCCCACGTCGAAGACGAGCGCGTCCTGGGGCGAGTGGAAGACCCGGTGCAGGGCGACGATCAACTCCACCGCGCCGAGCGAGGCACCCAGATGGCCACCCACGCGGCCACACACGGCGATGATCTCCTCGCGCAGCTCTTCACACAGGCGAGGCAGTTCGGACTCGGGCAGAGCCCGGACGTCGCGGGGGGAGTGGATGCGCGGCAGGAGCCGCTCCATCACGAGCTGCGCTCCACCGAGTAGCGCGCGAGCGCCGCCAGGGGACCGTCTCCGGGCTCCAGCGTCCGCACCGCGGCGATGGCCTCGGCCACCTTGCTGGCCGCGAGCTGCTTGGACTCCTCGAGCCCCAGCACCGCCGGAAAGGTGAAGCGCCCGGCGGCGGCGTCCGCGCCCACCGGCTTGCCCAGCGAGGACGCATCCCCCGTGACGTCCAGGACGTCATCGGCGATCTGGAAGGCGAGCCCCACCGCGTCGCCATAGATGTCCGCGCGGCGCAGCGCGTCCTCGTCTCCTCCCGCGGAGAGCACCCCCATGCGGCACGCGGCGCGGATGAGGGCACCCGTCTTCATGCGATGCAGGCGCGTGAGGTAGTCGATGTTCGCGAGCCGATCGTCGGCGATGTCCAGCACCTGTCCGCCCACCATGCCCCAGGAACCCGAGCCCTCGGCCAGTTCCCGGCAGAGCGCGGCACGCACCGGCTCGGGGCCTCCAGCCACCAGGGCGAAGGCGTCCGTGAGGAGCGAATCGCCCGTGAGGATGGCCATGGCCTCGCCGTAGACCTTGTGGTTGGTGGGACGACCGCGGCGCAGGTCGTCATCGTCCATGGCCGGCAGATCGTCGTGGACGAGCGAATAGGTGTGGATGAACTCGAGCGCGCAGGCGCAGTCCTCCACCACGCGGGACACGGTGCTCTGCTTGAGCACGGCCTCCGCGAAGCTCAGGCACAACACCGGCCGCAGCCGCTTGCCACCCGCCATGAGCGAGTAGCGCATGGACTCGAGCAGACGCGGGGGGACTTTGGAGGCCACTTCCTCGGTGCGCGAGAGCAGCAACGCTTCCACGCGCTGCTGCTGGGCGTTCAGGTATGCGTCCAGGTTGAAAGAGGTCATGTCAGGGCACGTCTTGGGAGGGCGTGGGGATGAGTTGGCGCAGCCGATTGATGAGCGCGACCAGGTCCAGGGGCTTCACGAAATAGTCCGCGGCGCCAACAGCCTTGCCACGCCGCTTGTCCTCCGGATCCCCTCGTCCACTGATGAAGACGATGGGGATGTCGCGGAAGACCTCGTTCTTCTTCACGGCTTTGCACAACTCGAAGCCATCGATCCAGGACATGTTCACGTCCATGAGGATGACATCGGGCCGCTTGAGCTGCAGGGACGCGATCAGCCGCAACCCGTTGGCGGCGGCATTGACCTCGAAGTTTTCCGACTCGAGGGCGAGCGAGAGCAATTCCCGCGTGTCGCGATCATCGTCGACGATGGTGACCTTGGGCTTCTGCATGAGGTGACCGGGGTATCTCTTCCCAAAGAGAAACTAGAACGGCACGTCGTCCTCGGGAGGCGCGCTGGTCCGGGACACCCCCGAGCCGCCCCGCGACGGAGCGGGCGAGGGAGCCGTCGTGGCGACCCCAGGCGGCTTCACCCCCGCCTGCATCGGCACCACCACCTCCTGTCCATCCTGGCTCAACAGCTCCTCGATGCGCTTTTCCGCCGCGTTGAGGAGCTGCTCGCCCCGGCGTACCAGCTTGATGCCCTCCTCGAACGATTTGAGCGAGTCCTCGAGCGAGAGGGTCCCGCCCTCCAACCGGGCAACCATCTCCTCGAGACGCCGCACCACCTCCCCGTATTGCTCGGGGACTTCCTCCGCCACCTTGCCCTTGCTGTCCTTCGCCACGGCCAGTCCACCTCGAAAAAAAGAGCCGTGGGACTCTAGTGGAGCACCCCCCTGGGGTGCCAGGGAGACCTGCGAGGAGACGTCAGCAATCCGTCGGCCCCTTCACGGAAGTGACGGTGGCCTCGATTTCCTCGCAGGCCTGGAGAGTCCGGGCTCCGGCGCTGGCGAAGCGGATGCCGAGCACGTCCCCGGGCACCACGTCCGCCACGGAACGCACCACGCCGCCGTCGCGCCGCCGCAGGGCCACCGCGTACCCCCGGGACATGACCTTCAAGGGGCTCAGCGCGTCCAACTGCCCCTCCAGACGATGGAAATGCCCCATGGCATGCGCCAGGGAGTCCTTCTGCAGGGCCACCATGCGGGTCCGGTGCTCGGCCAGACGGGCACGCAGCTCCGCCACCCGCGCCATGGGCGAGACCCGCTCCAGCCTCAACCGGGCCTGGGCCGCCCGGGCACGCCGCGTCGCCACGTCCGCCCGCAGCGCGTCCTTCAGCCGCGCGGACAGTTGCGCCAGCCGGGTCCGCTGCTCGGCGAGCCGAGCCTGGGGCCGCTGCCGTTGCAGGTGTTCATGATGCGTCTTGAGCTCATCGCGCCGCTGACGCAGCACCTGCCGCATCACCCGCGTCATGGCCTCCTCGGCATCCGCCAACCGCAGCCGCTCGGTGGTCAGCCGCCGCCGGGGATCCACCACCCGCCCACCCAGGACGCCCAGGCGCCCGCGCAGCTCCAGCACCCGGCGCTCGGCGGCCTTGCGCAGACGCACCGACCAGGTGGCCAGGCCGTATTCGAGCTCCTGGAGCACGGGGGCCAGACGCTCCGCCGCCGCGCTGGGGGTGGGCGCGCGCCAGTCCGCCACGAAGTCCGCGATGGTGAAGTCGATCTCATGGCCGATGGCGGACACCACCGGAACCGGGGAGGCGAAGATGGCACGCGCCACGCGCTCCTCGTTGAACGTCCAGAGGTCTTCCTTGGAGCCGCCGCCCCGCGTGACGACGATGACGTCCACGTCCGTGCGCGCCAGGCGCTCGATGCCTCGAGCCACCTCCTCGGCCGAGCCCTCCCCCTGCACGCGCGCGTCGCACAGCAACACCGACAGCCGGGGGTGGCGCGAGTGCAGCACGCGCAGGAAGTCCTGCAGGGCCGCGCCCGTGCGGCTCGTCACCACGCCGATGCGCCGGGGAAGGGAGGGCAGCGGCCGCGGCGGACGCTGGCGCTTGTCTCCAATGAGCCCCTCGGCCGCGAGCCGTTCCTTGAGCTGCTCGAAGGCGAGCGCCAGCGCGCCCTCTCCTTCCGGCTCCATCTTGAAGGCGATGAGGCTGTAGCGGCCGGCGGGCGCGTACACGTCCACGCTGCCCTCGACCACCATCGCCAGGCCATCGCGCAGGTGGAAGCGCAACCGCGCCGCCTGCGAGGCCCACATCTTCACGTCGATCGACGCCTCGGCGTCCTTGAGCGTGAAGTACAGGTGGCCCCGCGCGTTGGGTCCGCGGAAGCCGGACACCTCACCCCGCACCATCACCCGCGGGAAGCGGGCCTCGAGCGTCGCCTTGAGCTGCTGGGTGAGCTCCCCCACGGTGAGCACCGTGCGCGCCGGAGCGGGGCGCGCGGGCGCTCCCGGCAACGCGGACAGCGCCGAGGAGACATCCGGCAGTTCGGCGGGGGGAACGGGCACGGACGGCCGGGGAGCGGACTCGGAGGGCGGCGCCTTGGGCGCCGCGGCCTGGGTCAACCCTCCGAAAAGGTCTCCTTGTCCAGCTTGTCCAGCGGGCGGAACCGACGGGGCCTCGGGAGTGCCTCGTCTCTTCTTCATCGCTGGAGCTTCTCGACCCAGACCTTGGCCTTCTGGTGCAGCTCGTCGTCCGGGGGCGTCATGTTCACGACATCCCGGAACTTGGGCAGGGCATCCTCGGGCGAGCTGTCCTTGATGGCGTAGGCACCCCAGTAGACGTCCTTCGCCTTGCCGCGCATCTCGGTGACGATGGCGCTGGCGCCCACGTGACCCGGATCCGCCTGGAGGGCGCGCTGGGCGTTCTCCATGGCCCGGCCCCACTGCCCGGCCACCTTGGCCGAGGACGCCATCTTGTAGAACAGGTTGGCGGCGCGCTTGCCCGCGTTGCCAATGAGCTTGCTGCTGCGGCCGTTGGTGATCTTCTTGTCCAGGTCCATCAGCCGCGACAGCCCCTTCACGTCCAGCTCCTCCACCTTCTTGTAGAGGTTGCCGAAGTCCGTGAGCGAGGTCATGAGCGTCTTGCACTGCGGGCTGCGTCCCGCGCAGGCGTTGGCCATGGCCATGGCGCCATTGAGGTCTCCGTCGCGGAAGCGCTCCACGGCCTGATCCCAGGGCTTGACCGTGGGCGGGGCCACGGGAGGCGGCGGAGGCGCGTCCCGGATGCCGATGAGCCGCGCGGCCTGCTCGTTGATCACCTTGGCGTCACGGTGCGTCGGGATGGCGACGAGGATGTCGTCGGTGATGGCCTTGGCCTGATCGATCTGCTTCTGCTCCAGCATGGACAGGGCCTCGCGGGCGCGCTTGTCGGCCTTGTCCTGCAACGTCCGGCGCAGCGTGCCCATGCTCTCGAAGAGCTGAGTGTCCTTGCTCACCTTGGCGAGCGAGGTGGCGGCCGTTCCGAGTTGATCCTTCTCCAGCGCCGTCTTGGCCGCGTCGATCGCCGCCTGGTTGGGGATCTCCTTCTCGACGCGCGTGAGGTAGTCCTGCAGTTGCGGATGGTCGGGCTGCGCCTCCTGGAGCTCGAGCAGACGCGTCTTGGCATCCGCCCACTTGCCATCGCGGATGAGGTTCTTGGCGTCCTGGAACAGGCCCTCGACCTGCTCGCGCTGCTCCTGAGCCGCCAGGGCCTCCGCGCGCCATGCATCGGCGTCCTGCTGCTGCTTCACCTTGATGGCGACCAGCAGGCCCACCAGCACCACGAAGACGCCCGCGGAGATGAGCAGCAGGCGCTTCTTGCGCTTCTGCGCCTCGGGATCCGGACCCGCCGTGCGCCCACGCGAGGCGCGCACGCGCGACTCGGGCCGGGACGGCGCGGGCCGCCGGGGCGCGATGGCGTCTCCAGGCTCTTCCTCCTCGGCCGGAGCGGCGGCCGGAGCGGCGGCCGCAGCCGTGGGACGGCGCGCCGGACGCGAGGAAGGCGCCGGGGGCATCGGCATCATCATCGTGGCGTTGGAGGCGTCGTTGAACGTCAGCTCCGTATCGCCCAGCGTGAGCACGCTGCCCGAGGACAGGGGCGTCTCGTCGGTGAGGGGCTCACCGTTGAGCAGGGTCCCGTTGCCGGAGCCCAGATCGTTCGCCGTCCAGCCCCCACCCAGGCGGCGGATGAGCACGTGCTTCCGGGACACCGAGGTGTCCGGAATGCAGATGGGGTTGTCGTTGGAGCGGCCAACGACGTACTCGCCATCTTCCAGGGCGAACTCCTGACCCTCGCAAGGACCGGCCGAGCACACCAGCTTGGTCCCCGAGAGGGGCAATGTATCCGGCGCGGCCGAAGCCCTCACCGCGGGACGCTGCCGTGTGGCACCCGCCGGAGGAGCATCCGACGAGGAGGCTGACGCGGGACGACGGCGTGTGGGAGGAGAACCGTTCGACATGGGGGATCACCACTTCATGGGGTGCGCCAACACGGGCCTTACAGCTCGTACTGGTTGGCTTTCTCGAGCGACAGATTGTGGCAGCGATGTGACGTCGTGGGGAAGGCCCGGTTGATCTCCTCCAATACCAGGGCCGCCTTCGTCATGTCCTTGAACTGGATGTTCCGTTGGAAATCCAGCAACAACTGCCCGCACTTCCTGTCCAGCTCCACCGAGATCTCGGCGAGCATGTGCCGGACGTCACCGTAGAGGTCGGGCTTGTCGTCCAGGGCCTCCAGGGTGATCCACGCCGAGCGGTAGTTCTCCCAGGCGAGCAGCAGGTTCTCCGGGCCCACGGCACGGCGATCATAATAGGTCCTGGCCCGTGTCGCGGCGGTGCGAGCGGATTCCAGCAGTTCCTCGGGACTCAGGTTGGGCACGGGAATGACCTCGAGCCGCAGGTTCCAGATGCGCCAGCTGTCCTGCCCCGGAGGGTTGCGCACGTTGTCGAAGACGATCTTGTTGATCTCGCCCCGCTTGAGCATGGAGGGCGTGAGGATCTGCTGCACTTCGCGCTCGGCGGTGTTGACCGTGTCGGGAGGAACCCAGCCCACGTTCACCGCGTTGACGGAGATGGAGACCTCGTCCTTGGCGATGCCGCTGGCGTGATAGCGGATGACCGCCACCGCGCGCGTGGGCGACACGAAGTCGAAGTTGAAGGACTTCATGTCCGCCGCGTCCCAGTCCACGCCCTCGCCCAGGCCAAAGGAATCCCTCAGGGTCGCGACCCCCAGCACCTCGGGCTCGTCCCCCTTGAAGCTCTGCTCGATCTTGGGCCGGAAGACGATGAACAGGGCCGCGAACATGCCCACCACGAAACCGGCGGACAACAGGCCCACCAGGGCCTTGCCCTGGGGGGACATGTCGCTCCACCACAACGCGAGCTGACCGCCCAGCGTCTCGCCCGCCTCGCGCCGACGACGGGCCTTCTCCGCGGCGGACAGACCCGCGCTGGCGCCGGCACCGGAGGCACGCGGGGCCATGGCACGCCCGGTGGCGGCCGCCTTCACGGGCACGCGAGGCTCCGGCCGGGCCGCGCTCACGGGGGAACGGGGCTCGGAGCGGGCCAGGGACGCCGTCGCCGGAGGCAACGTCTCCTTCTCATGGAGCGGCACCTCTGGCCGCGCGGGACGCGCGGGCGCCTTGGCGGAGGCCTTGGCCGCGGGAGGATCCGGACGCATGCGGATGACGGTGGCCTCGGGCGATGGCGGCTCCTCGGGCTCCGGCCGCTCCGGACGCATGCGGATGACGGTGGCCTCGGGCGATGGCGGCTCCTCGGGCTCCGGCCGCTGCGCGGGCTCCTGGGCTCCTGGCCGGACCCGGAACACGGCCGTGCGATCGGAGGTGCCTCCGGAATCGGTCCCCGGTGGCAGGGAGTCCGGATCCGAGGAGGGAGCCAGCATGTCGTCGTCGGCTCCCATGCCCGCTGAGGCCTGGCGACCACGGCGCACGGGATGCTTGGTGTCTTTCTCGCTCATGGCCGCCCTGAAAAACGGACGCCACGCGGGAAGTGCCCTCCCCGCGTGAGTCCCTTGACGATGCTGCGCTGCCCGACGAGCGCCTACGCCGAAGCGGAGATGTCGCCGAACATGAATTGGAACACGATCGGGCCGAAGAGAACCATGAACACCGTGGGGAAGATGCACGCGATGAGCGGGAAGAGCATCTTCACCGGTGCCTCACCCGCCAGCTTCTCGGCACGCTGGGTGCGGTCGATGCGCAACTGGGTGGACTGGATGCGCAGCACCTTTCCGAGGCTGGTTCCCATCTTGTCCGCCTGGATGAGCGCGGTGACGAACGTGGTGAGCGCGGGCAGGTCCACGCGGGCGATCATCGACTTGAGGCATTCCTCGCGCGTCTTGCCCATCTTCAGCTGCTTGAGGACGATCTGCAGCTCCTCGCGCAGCGGGCCCGACTTGCCCTTCTCCACCACCTTGGCCAGCGCGCCCGTGAAGTCCAGACCCGCTTCCACCGACAGCGTCAGCAGGTCCAGGCTGTAGGGCAGCGCCCGGGAGATCAGCAGGTGGCGCTTCTTCACCTGATCGTTCACCCAGATGAGCGGGTAGTACATGCCGAACAGCGCGAAGAGCAGCGACCAGGCCAGGTTCTCGCCCACGAAGTTCACCAGGATGAGGCCCATCAACAGGCCGATCACCGCGGAGACCTCCTGCAGCGCCATGATGTCCTCGGGCTTGAACGCCTGAGGCTCACCCGCCTTGATGAGCTTGCGGCGCATCTTGGACTCGTAGCCCGGCCACATCAGCCGGCGGTTCATCGCGCCCAGCTTGCGGATGGCCACCGAGCCCATGCCCGACATGCCACCGGCCGACTCGTCCTGCACCTCGGCCACGAATTGCGAGAAGTAGTTCTGGTAGATGCCGATGCCGAAGAAGCCCACCGCCGCCGCGAACATCAGCGCCGAGCCTCCCACCAGCGTTTCCGTCAGGATATCGCTCACGGAGTGTCCTCAGATATCGATGTTGACGATGCGCCGGATGATGAAGATGCCCAGCAGCTCCATGATGGCGATCACCGTGATCAGCACGTAGCCGAACCAGTGGTCGAGCATGGGCTCCATCAGGTCGGGGCGCATGTAGTTGAGCACCATGCCGAGGATGGCCGGCATGGCCGCCACCACCCAGCCCTGCAGCTTGCCCTGGGAGGTGAGCGCGTCGATCTTTCCCTCGAGCCGGAAGCGCTCGCGGATGACGCTGGAGATCGTCTCGAACATCTCCGCCATGTTGCCGCCGAGCTGACGGGCGATGTTGGTGGCCACCACGACCAGTTCCAGGTCGTCACTGCCCACGCGGCGGCCCATGTTGATGAGGGCCTCCTCCAGCGGCACACCGAGCTTCACTTCCTTCACGAACAACCCGAACTCCTGCGCCAGCGGCGGCTGCGCCTCACGCGCCACGTGCTCGATGGCCTGGGGGAACGTGAGACCGGCCTTGAAGGCGTTGGCCATGGCCTGCAGCGCGTCCACCAGCTGCACGTTGAACTTCTTGATGCGCCGCTTGCGGTAGTGCTTCACCAGGATGATCGGCAGGAAGAAGCCGAAGATGGTGCTGATGACGCACAGGATGGGGTTGAAGATGATGTACGACAGGATGCCCATCAAGCACATGCTGGCGATGTTGAGCACCAGCAACTGACGGGCATCGATGAAGAGGAACATGTCGCTCAAGTCGTTCATCGACTTGACGACGTACCTCTCCTGGTACTGCTCGTAGGCCTTCGCCAGCACGGTGAAGATCACCAGGCTGAAGAAGAAGACCGATCCGGTGACAAGGAGGAGGACGATTCCGGCCAACATGGGCGAGGACTTCCTTCTAGCGACGGGGGAAGGTCAGCAGGGAGGAAGGGCTCAGGGCGCGGACGCCGCGCTCTTCTCGGTGGGGTTGCCCTTGATGATCTGGATGATCTCGCGGCGCTTGGCCTCGAGCACGCGCGTGCGCTCACCCGACAGCAGCGTGGTGATGGTGGCGCGGCCACGCTCCTCGATCATGTCCACGTCGTCCTCGTTGCGCAGCGACAGCGTGAGGCTGCCCAGCTCCGCCGCCAGCGTGAGGATTTCCGCCTCCTCGGGGATGACCATCAGCGTGATGTTGTTGTACTCGCGCTGGTTCTCCGGGATGAGGTTGACGTTGGTGGTGCCCGTCACCTTGCCCGTGGC from Melittangium boletus DSM 14713 includes the following:
- a CDS encoding response regulator — protein: MQKPKVTIVDDDRDTRELLSLALESENFEVNAAANGLRLIASLQLKRPDVILMDVNMSWIDGFELCKAVKKNEVFRDIPIVFISGRGDPEDKRRGKAVGAADYFVKPLDLVALINRLRQLIPTPSQDVP
- a CDS encoding polyprenyl synthetase family protein, with translation MTSFNLDAYLNAQQQRVEALLLSRTEEVASKVPPRLLESMRYSLMAGGKRLRPVLCLSFAEAVLKQSTVSRVVEDCACALEFIHTYSLVHDDLPAMDDDDLRRGRPTNHKVYGEAMAILTGDSLLTDAFALVAGGPEPVRAALCRELAEGSGSWGMVGGQVLDIADDRLANIDYLTRLHRMKTGALIRAACRMGVLSAGGDEDALRRADIYGDAVGLAFQIADDVLDVTGDASSLGKPVGADAAAGRFTFPAVLGLEESKQLAASKVAEAIAAVRTLEPGDGPLAALARYSVERSS
- the xseA gene encoding exodeoxyribonuclease VII large subunit, which translates into the protein MKKRRGTPEAPSVPPAGQAGQGDLFGGLTQAAAPKAPPSESAPRPSVPVPPAELPDVSSALSALPGAPARPAPARTVLTVGELTQQLKATLEARFPRVMVRGEVSGFRGPNARGHLYFTLKDAEASIDVKMWASQAARLRFHLRDGLAMVVEGSVDVYAPAGRYSLIAFKMEPEGEGALALAFEQLKERLAAEGLIGDKRQRPPRPLPSLPRRIGVVTSRTGAALQDFLRVLHSRHPRLSVLLCDARVQGEGSAEEVARGIERLARTDVDVIVVTRGGGSKEDLWTFNEERVARAIFASPVPVVSAIGHEIDFTIADFVADWRAPTPSAAAERLAPVLQELEYGLATWSVRLRKAAERRVLELRGRLGVLGGRVVDPRRRLTTERLRLADAEEAMTRVMRQVLRQRRDELKTHHEHLQRQRPQARLAEQRTRLAQLSARLKDALRADVATRRARAAQARLRLERVSPMARVAELRARLAEHRTRMVALQKDSLAHAMGHFHRLEGQLDALSPLKVMSRGYAVALRRRDGGVVRSVADVVPGDVLGIRFASAGARTLQACEEIEATVTSVKGPTDC
- a CDS encoding FHA domain-containing protein, translating into MPLSGTKLVCSAGPCEGQEFALEDGEYVVGRSNDNPICIPDTSVSRKHVLIRRLGGGWTANDLGSGNGTLLNGEPLTDETPLSSGSVLTLGDTELTFNDASNATMMMPMPPAPSSRPARRPTAAAAAPAAAPAEEEEPGDAIAPRRPAPSRPESRVRASRGRTAGPDPEAQKRKKRLLLISAGVFVVLVGLLVAIKVKQQQDADAWRAEALAAQEQREQVEGLFQDAKNLIRDGKWADAKTRLLELQEAQPDHPQLQDYLTRVEKEIPNQAAIDAAKTALEKDQLGTAATSLAKVSKDTQLFESMGTLRRTLQDKADKRAREALSMLEQKQIDQAKAITDDILVAIPTHRDAKVINEQAARLIGIRDAPPPPPVAPPTVKPWDQAVERFRDGDLNGAMAMANACAGRSPQCKTLMTSLTDFGNLYKKVEELDVKGLSRLMDLDKKITNGRSSKLIGNAGKRAANLFYKMASSAKVAGQWGRAMENAQRALQADPGHVGASAIVTEMRGKAKDVYWGAYAIKDSSPEDALPKFRDVVNMTPPDDELHQKAKVWVEKLQR
- a CDS encoding type II secretion system F family protein → MLAGIVLLLVTGSVFFFSLVIFTVLAKAYEQYQERYVVKSMNDLSDMFLFIDARQLLVLNIASMCLMGILSYIIFNPILCVISTIFGFFLPIILVKHYRKRRIKKFNVQLVDALQAMANAFKAGLTFPQAIEHVAREAQPPLAQEFGLFVKEVKLGVPLEEALINMGRRVGSDDLELVVVATNIARQLGGNMAEMFETISSVIRERFRLEGKIDALTSQGKLQGWVVAAMPAILGMVLNYMRPDLMEPMLDHWFGYVLITVIAIMELLGIFIIRRIVNIDI
- a CDS encoding type II secretion system F family protein, producing MSDILTETLVGGSALMFAAAVGFFGIGIYQNYFSQFVAEVQDESAGGMSGMGSVAIRKLGAMNRRLMWPGYESKMRRKLIKAGEPQAFKPEDIMALQEVSAVIGLLMGLILVNFVGENLAWSLLFALFGMYYPLIWVNDQVKKRHLLISRALPYSLDLLTLSVEAGLDFTGALAKVVEKGKSGPLREELQIVLKQLKMGKTREECLKSMIARVDLPALTTFVTALIQADKMGTSLGKVLRIQSTQLRIDRTQRAEKLAGEAPVKMLFPLIACIFPTVFMVLFGPIVFQFMFGDISASA
- the xseB gene encoding exodeoxyribonuclease VII small subunit; this translates as MAKDSKGKVAEEVPEQYGEVVRRLEEMVARLEGGTLSLEDSLKSFEEGIKLVRRGEQLLNAAEKRIEELLSQDGQEVVVPMQAGVKPPGVATTAPSPAPSRGGSGVSRTSAPPEDDVPF
- a CDS encoding 1-deoxy-D-xylulose-5-phosphate synthase; the protein is MERLLPRIHSPRDVRALPESELPRLCEELREEIIAVCGRVGGHLGASLGAVELIVALHRVFHSPQDALVFDVGHQTYAHKLLTGRRERMDTLRQAGGIAPFLDPRESPHDALAAGHASTAVSAGLGMLQGRRLRGLPGHVVAVVGDGALTGGLAFEGLNNTGGTHLPLVVVLNDNQMSISANVGAIPALLRTHEARAFFEGLGFTYLGPVDGHDLPALLHTLREARASSRPVVVHALTKKGRGFPPAEADLQTRGHAMGPYEWRDGKLVRSRGGHRTFSEAFAAALDALMARDARVVAVTPAMLEGSALVELQRRYPERVFDVGIAEQHAVTFCAGLAATGLRPVCAIYSTFLQRAYDQIIHDVCLPGLPVLFAVDRAGLVGADGATHQGAYDVASLRPIPGLTVMAPVTGEDLPGLLATALSLEGPSLLRFPRGTLPEAPPALSVESPEPVRGARWVKRAPRARITFITLGPFALSAWEAASAEPDWSVLDARFVSPLDEAAVLEAAACGRLVVAEEGTTRGGLGSAVLELLAAKQVPARVTLLGMPDTFVPHGDARVQRAELGLDAAGLRRAALALLAEGKAS